A single region of the Arthrobacter sp. PAMC25564 genome encodes:
- a CDS encoding YchJ family protein, protein MTYPDAGNCPCLSGEQYSGCCGRFHRGDAEAPTAEQLMRSRYSAFVVLDAGYLLRTWHPDTRPAGLELDPAIQWRRLDIVSTSRGGPLDSEGTVEFQAHFRHDGERGVQHETSRFVRVARRWYYLDGVVAA, encoded by the coding sequence GTGACGTACCCCGATGCAGGCAACTGCCCCTGCCTCTCCGGCGAGCAGTACAGCGGGTGCTGCGGCCGCTTCCACCGCGGCGACGCGGAGGCCCCGACGGCGGAGCAACTCATGCGGTCCCGGTACAGCGCCTTCGTGGTGCTGGACGCCGGCTACCTGCTGCGGACCTGGCATCCCGACACCCGGCCCGCCGGACTGGAGCTTGACCCCGCGATCCAGTGGCGCCGCCTGGATATCGTCTCCACCAGCCGCGGCGGTCCACTGGACAGCGAGGGGACCGTTGAGTTCCAGGCCCATTTCCGGCACGACGGCGAACGCGGAGTCCAGCATGAAACAAGCCGTTTCGTGCGGGTAGCACGCCGCTGGTACTATCTCGACGGCGTCGTGGCCGCCTAG
- a CDS encoding acyl-CoA dehydrogenase family protein yields MSSAIEDPAAELPAAPGTDHIGPDATAADARAVTEAARETSWDRPSFAKGLYLGSFDLSLVHPWPEAPADDVERGEAFMARLTDFCRTLSGRTIERDARIPDEYLAGLAELGVFGMKIPRDYGGLGLSLVYYGRALGLLGSVHPSLGALTSAHQSIGVPEPVKVFGTPAQKQEYLPRCAAGAITAFLLTEPDVGSDPARMGSTAVPSEDGESYLLDGVKLWTTNGVIAELVVVMALVPPHTGADGMVQKGGISAFVVEMDSPGITVENRNAFMGLRGIENGVTRFHQVRVPAANRLGREGQGLKIALTTLNTGRLSIPALCVASGRWSLKIAREWSNARTQWGRPVGQHEAVGKKIAFIAASAFALDAVFELCAEMADAGQKDVRIEAALAKLWSTEISCRIADELVQIRGGRGFETADSLQARGERAVAAEQQLRDLRINRIFEGSSEIMKLLIAREAVDAHLAAAGDLASADASLSDKAKAAVGASGFYARWLPKLVAGAGMDPRSYSDFGRLAKQLRFVERSSRRLARQTFYGMGRWQAKLEHKQAFLGRIVDIGAELFAMAASCSRAEMLLRTSPERGASAYELAEAYCEQARVRVEEYFDQLWRNTDDADHVLSRKVLAGGYEWLEAGVLDQSEGTGPWIADASPRASVKENLHRKYR; encoded by the coding sequence ATGAGCTCCGCCATTGAAGATCCAGCCGCCGAGCTGCCGGCAGCGCCCGGCACGGACCACATCGGCCCGGACGCCACCGCCGCCGACGCCCGGGCCGTCACCGAAGCCGCCCGCGAGACCAGCTGGGACCGGCCCAGCTTCGCCAAGGGACTCTACCTCGGCAGCTTTGACCTGAGCCTGGTCCACCCTTGGCCCGAGGCCCCCGCGGACGACGTCGAACGCGGCGAAGCCTTCATGGCGCGCCTCACCGACTTCTGCCGGACCCTGTCCGGGCGCACCATTGAGCGCGATGCCCGGATCCCGGACGAATACCTGGCCGGGCTCGCGGAGCTCGGTGTGTTCGGGATGAAAATTCCCCGCGATTACGGCGGACTGGGCCTCTCGCTCGTGTACTACGGCCGGGCCCTGGGGCTTCTGGGCTCGGTGCATCCCAGCCTCGGCGCCCTGACTTCCGCGCACCAGTCCATCGGCGTTCCCGAGCCCGTCAAGGTCTTCGGCACGCCGGCGCAGAAGCAGGAGTACCTGCCGCGCTGCGCCGCCGGCGCCATCACCGCGTTCCTGCTGACGGAGCCCGACGTCGGCAGCGACCCCGCCCGGATGGGCAGCACCGCCGTTCCCTCGGAGGACGGCGAATCCTATCTGTTGGACGGAGTAAAGCTGTGGACGACCAACGGCGTGATTGCCGAACTCGTCGTCGTGATGGCTCTGGTGCCGCCCCACACCGGAGCGGACGGCATGGTGCAAAAGGGCGGCATCAGCGCGTTTGTCGTCGAAATGGACTCCCCCGGCATCACGGTGGAAAACCGCAATGCCTTCATGGGGCTGCGCGGCATCGAAAACGGGGTCACCCGCTTCCACCAGGTCAGGGTTCCGGCGGCCAACCGGCTGGGGCGCGAGGGCCAGGGACTCAAGATTGCCCTCACCACGCTGAACACGGGCCGGCTCTCGATTCCTGCGCTCTGTGTCGCTTCCGGCCGCTGGAGCCTGAAGATCGCCCGCGAATGGTCCAACGCCCGCACCCAGTGGGGCCGGCCGGTCGGCCAGCACGAGGCCGTCGGCAAGAAGATCGCCTTCATTGCGGCCAGCGCGTTCGCCCTGGACGCGGTGTTCGAACTGTGCGCGGAAATGGCGGACGCCGGGCAGAAGGATGTCCGGATCGAGGCGGCCCTCGCCAAGTTGTGGTCCACCGAAATCAGCTGCCGGATCGCGGACGAGCTGGTGCAGATCCGTGGCGGCCGCGGCTTCGAAACCGCAGACTCGCTTCAGGCCCGAGGCGAGCGCGCCGTGGCGGCCGAGCAGCAGCTCCGGGATCTGCGGATCAACCGGATCTTCGAGGGTTCCTCGGAAATCATGAAGCTGCTGATCGCCCGCGAAGCCGTGGACGCGCATCTGGCAGCCGCCGGCGACCTCGCCTCCGCCGACGCTAGCCTGTCCGACAAGGCGAAGGCCGCCGTCGGAGCTTCCGGCTTCTACGCCAGGTGGCTACCGAAGCTGGTGGCCGGCGCGGGCATGGACCCGCGGTCCTACAGCGACTTCGGCCGACTGGCGAAGCAGCTGCGGTTCGTGGAACGGTCCTCGCGGCGGCTGGCCCGGCAGACCTTCTACGGAATGGGCCGCTGGCAGGCGAAGCTCGAGCACAAGCAGGCATTCCTGGGCCGGATCGTGGACATCGGGGCGGAACTGTTCGCCATGGCTGCGTCCTGCTCGCGGGCCGAAATGCTGCTGCGCACCTCCCCGGAGCGGGGCGCCTCCGCCTACGAGCTGGCCGAAGCCTACTGCGAACAGGCCCGCGTCCGCGTGGAGGAATACTTTGACCAGCTGTGGAGGAACACGGACGACGCCGACCATGTGCTCTCCCGCAAGGTCCTCGCCGGCGGGTACGAGTGGCTGGAGGCCGGCGTGCTTGACCAGTCCGAAGGGACCGGCCCGTGGATTGCGGATGCCAGCCCGCGCGCTTCGGTGAAGGAGAACCTGCACCGAAAATACCGCTAG
- a CDS encoding TerD family protein produces the protein MSTLTLSKGSNLSLTKADPGLRRAMIGLGWDPRTTAGQQFDLDASALLVSASGRVRSNDDFIFYNQLSSKDGSVVHQGDNLTGEGEGDDEQILIDLDAVAADIERIVIVVSIHDAEARRQNFGQVRDAFCRVVNDETDAEVVRYDLTEDAAAETCMIFAELYRSSAEWKFRAVGQGYASGLHGVAVDFGVQLG, from the coding sequence ATGTCCACTCTGACCCTCAGCAAAGGTAGCAACCTGTCCCTGACGAAGGCCGACCCTGGTCTCCGGCGGGCAATGATAGGCCTGGGCTGGGACCCCCGCACCACCGCCGGCCAGCAGTTCGACCTCGATGCTTCGGCCCTGCTGGTGTCAGCCTCCGGCCGGGTCCGTTCAAACGATGACTTCATCTTCTATAACCAGCTCTCCTCGAAGGACGGCTCCGTCGTCCATCAGGGTGACAACCTCACCGGCGAGGGTGAAGGCGACGACGAGCAGATTCTCATAGATCTGGATGCGGTCGCGGCCGACATTGAAAGGATCGTCATTGTGGTTTCCATCCACGATGCGGAGGCACGCCGGCAGAATTTCGGACAGGTTCGAGATGCGTTCTGCCGGGTGGTCAATGATGAAACCGATGCCGAAGTGGTCCGCTATGACCTCACCGAAGACGCGGCCGCCGAAACCTGCATGATCTTCGCGGAGCTCTACCGCAGCAGCGCGGAATGGAAATTCCGCGCCGTCGGCCAGGGATACGCGTCAGGGCTGCACGGAGTCGCCGTCGACTTCGGCGTCCAGCTCGGGTGA
- a CDS encoding TerD family protein, whose amino-acid sequence MSLTKQNGETLTNVRFGLGWDAAVPARKGFFGGKKAVEIDLDASAILFDANKIHVDTVFYNQLASKDGSIQHTGDNLTGDGDGDDETILVNLTGVSASVQHIVFTITSYSQQTFDQVQNAFCRVIDDSVPGSPEVSRYALAETGRYTAMIMAKLSRNGGTWTFQAIGAPAQGRTPVDVIANAAGVL is encoded by the coding sequence TTGTCGCTGACCAAGCAGAACGGTGAGACACTGACCAATGTCCGTTTCGGCCTCGGTTGGGACGCTGCTGTGCCAGCCAGGAAGGGCTTCTTCGGCGGCAAGAAGGCCGTCGAGATCGACCTCGACGCCTCGGCGATTCTCTTCGACGCCAACAAGATCCATGTCGACACGGTCTTCTATAACCAGCTGGCCAGCAAGGACGGCTCGATCCAGCACACCGGCGACAACCTGACGGGCGATGGCGACGGCGATGACGAGACCATCCTGGTCAACCTGACCGGGGTCTCAGCCTCGGTCCAGCACATTGTCTTCACCATCACCAGTTACTCCCAGCAGACCTTCGACCAGGTGCAGAACGCCTTCTGCCGCGTGATCGACGATTCCGTCCCAGGCAGCCCCGAAGTGTCGCGCTATGCGCTGGCAGAAACCGGCCGGTACACAGCGATGATCATGGCCAAGCTGTCGCGCAACGGCGGCACGTGGACGTTCCAGGCCATCGGCGCACCCGCCCAGGGCCGCACCCCCGTCGACGTAATCGCCAATGCGGCTGGCGTTCTGTAG
- a CDS encoding vWA domain-containing protein yields MIRRWLAALTAAALCAALPALGAGSALAAAPAAPAPVATAEKTSTQVDDFRACVAGGGATDILLLVDESSSLQGTDPENARVTSASYLVKQLADFATGSKADLSVAVSVFAQGYSRIDDWTSLDNTTLPGVQATIASLKDRVQGMETDYWTALDGARTELAARAAARPGTQSCQTLVWFTDGAINYTIRQSNEDKALFGAAKPFAPDVELTSQAAVEQVRQLAVSDICRGGGLADQLRSSHVSVFGVGLQSGEPSDFSFLESVVAGKSTSDSSECGKLTAPIPGEFHLATDIDGLLFAFDGVSSPKSRAILQTSGICQVAVCADSAHRFVLDQSTPAVRVLATADAPGISASLLDPLGHLSQLPRTNVGTEVTLAADGSSLKYTWLSEKTVVISMAAGAGSKSWSGLWQLAFTDPAGQSGGKPSRSSIHIEGSLKPAWLNPAASPLHVGEKIGNIQLGLLDAAGNPVDPGSLLGDVKLTASLVGSEGKTMVVADALGKADIAKPVTLDLTGFSVGAAELKLDLAITTAPTTAGGNPVPGTALTPALASVPVNLLPPAEFPVVGSKIDFGQMDGTSQASAALQVSGAGCVWLAAGKSPDIVASPAALGKVTIGLAKASGPESCIKVKDVNSLPMTFAADQPDNGSVNGRIELMIAPDGEPGRALPVSVAFTASMSKPLNTTNFLLALIVALVLGPGIPLLLMYGAKWFVARIPGRVLSGEIIPVTISHQQLLRDGQPFVIRDTDLTDLVPMKASGSRSLTVAGIELRAKTGWSPLGSGYVAVLAPARYGVGSAAPAADRRGLTPRLPLAVHNHWVLLVDPMGDPASASVLVLTAGDASPAEKKDIAADIARRLPLLRERLAEAMRAADVAEATTPGQVPGSGPTASGGAGGFSGFSAANRGAGPGGFSGFGGASPDQAPVPEPASGSQDPQVTSPWGTPPP; encoded by the coding sequence TTGATCCGCCGCTGGCTGGCGGCGCTGACCGCCGCAGCGCTGTGCGCCGCCCTTCCGGCCCTCGGAGCAGGTTCCGCGCTTGCAGCAGCCCCGGCTGCGCCGGCCCCGGTTGCAACGGCGGAAAAGACCTCGACCCAGGTGGATGATTTTCGAGCCTGCGTCGCCGGTGGCGGGGCAACGGACATATTGCTCCTGGTCGACGAGTCGTCAAGCCTGCAGGGAACGGACCCCGAAAATGCCCGCGTGACGTCGGCGTCCTACCTGGTCAAACAACTGGCAGACTTTGCGACCGGCTCGAAGGCGGACCTGAGCGTCGCGGTAAGCGTCTTCGCCCAGGGCTATTCCCGAATCGACGACTGGACGTCGCTGGACAACACGACCCTCCCGGGCGTCCAAGCCACCATCGCTTCACTGAAAGACCGCGTCCAGGGTATGGAGACCGACTATTGGACGGCCCTGGACGGTGCCCGGACTGAGCTCGCTGCCAGGGCCGCAGCCCGTCCCGGAACACAAAGCTGTCAAACGCTGGTCTGGTTCACCGACGGTGCCATCAACTACACCATCCGTCAAAGCAACGAGGACAAGGCACTGTTTGGCGCCGCCAAGCCATTTGCTCCCGACGTGGAGCTGACCAGCCAGGCCGCCGTCGAGCAAGTCCGGCAGTTGGCTGTTTCGGACATTTGCCGGGGCGGTGGCCTGGCTGACCAGCTGCGCTCATCGCACGTCTCAGTTTTCGGCGTGGGCCTGCAAAGCGGCGAACCATCGGATTTCTCGTTTCTCGAATCTGTGGTGGCCGGTAAATCAACTTCGGACTCCTCGGAATGTGGAAAACTGACTGCACCCATCCCCGGTGAGTTCCATCTGGCGACGGACATCGACGGACTGCTGTTCGCCTTCGATGGCGTGAGTTCACCGAAGAGCCGTGCCATTCTCCAGACCAGCGGCATCTGCCAGGTGGCCGTCTGCGCTGACAGCGCACACCGGTTCGTGCTTGATCAGTCCACCCCTGCTGTCCGGGTGCTGGCGACAGCCGATGCCCCGGGCATCTCGGCGTCGCTCTTGGATCCGCTGGGCCACCTTAGCCAGCTCCCCAGGACGAACGTCGGCACCGAGGTAACGCTCGCGGCCGACGGCAGTTCGTTGAAGTACACGTGGCTGTCCGAGAAAACGGTCGTGATTTCCATGGCGGCAGGTGCTGGAAGCAAGTCCTGGAGCGGATTGTGGCAGCTCGCATTTACGGACCCGGCCGGCCAGTCGGGGGGCAAACCCTCCCGGTCCAGCATCCACATCGAGGGGAGCCTCAAGCCGGCGTGGCTCAATCCGGCAGCATCTCCGCTCCACGTGGGCGAGAAGATCGGCAATATCCAGCTGGGACTGCTGGACGCCGCCGGAAACCCGGTTGACCCCGGCTCGCTGCTCGGTGACGTAAAACTGACGGCCTCGTTGGTTGGCTCCGAAGGCAAAACGATGGTCGTGGCTGATGCGCTGGGCAAAGCCGACATTGCGAAGCCGGTCACCCTGGATCTCACCGGGTTTTCCGTCGGGGCTGCCGAACTGAAGCTGGACCTGGCCATCACGACGGCACCAACGACGGCAGGCGGGAACCCTGTCCCGGGTACGGCGCTGACGCCCGCTTTGGCATCTGTTCCGGTGAACCTGCTTCCTCCGGCAGAGTTTCCCGTGGTGGGTTCGAAGATCGATTTCGGCCAGATGGATGGGACGTCGCAGGCATCCGCCGCGCTTCAGGTCTCCGGCGCCGGTTGCGTCTGGCTGGCCGCGGGCAAGTCACCGGACATCGTGGCGTCGCCCGCGGCTTTGGGCAAAGTGACGATCGGGCTCGCCAAAGCCTCCGGACCGGAAAGCTGCATCAAGGTCAAGGACGTCAATTCCCTGCCGATGACTTTTGCGGCAGACCAGCCGGACAACGGTTCGGTCAACGGCCGGATTGAGCTCATGATTGCGCCCGACGGCGAACCGGGCAGGGCTTTGCCGGTGAGCGTGGCGTTTACGGCGAGCATGTCCAAGCCCCTAAATACCACCAATTTCCTGCTGGCATTGATCGTGGCCCTTGTGCTTGGCCCCGGCATTCCGTTGCTGCTGATGTACGGCGCCAAGTGGTTCGTCGCCAGGATCCCGGGACGTGTGTTGTCCGGCGAGATCATCCCTGTGACCATTTCCCACCAACAGCTGCTGCGCGACGGCCAGCCCTTCGTCATCCGGGACACCGACCTGACCGACCTTGTTCCAATGAAGGCCTCGGGCTCACGATCACTCACGGTGGCCGGGATCGAGCTGCGTGCCAAGACAGGCTGGTCTCCACTGGGATCCGGGTACGTGGCTGTGCTGGCTCCCGCCCGGTACGGCGTCGGATCAGCAGCCCCCGCCGCCGACCGGCGCGGGCTCACCCCGCGGCTGCCCCTTGCGGTCCACAACCACTGGGTCCTGCTGGTGGACCCGATGGGGGATCCGGCGTCGGCCTCGGTCCTGGTGCTGACCGCCGGGGATGCCTCGCCCGCGGAGAAGAAGGACATCGCGGCCGACATTGCGCGCCGGCTTCCGCTGCTCAGGGAGCGCCTGGCCGAAGCGATGCGCGCCGCGGACGTCGCTGAAGCCACTACCCCTGGTCAGGTGCCCGGGTCCGGACCGACAGCATCCGGAGGCGCCGGCGGATTTTCCGGGTTCAGCGCGGCAAACCGGGGTGCCGGGCCGGGGGGATTCAGCGGATTCGGCGGCGCCAGCCCGGACCAGGCCCCGGTACCGGAACCGGCCTCCGGATCGCAAGACCCCCAGGTCACGAGTCCGTGGGGCACCCCGCCTCCGTGA
- a CDS encoding tubulin-like doman-containing protein codes for MMDQLKSELHAQGIDEIPAGWQFVHIDVPLAPDTAIPGVGNVFQQGGTYIGTGPNSGSYPILDNALSHRLSNERSLEEIGTWAPRDPNKIGVPIHSGAGQMRAVGRMITLSKASDVRMGLERAFQKLNLVETNAQMEHVQGLLPGSDAFHSVEPPIVLVVSSMAGGAGASMALDVCRLLTLVPGVTPGLMGVFMLAADVFDSLPPAARGGVRANSLAMLGEIVAAQTVAAQEHDARTLAALGEQSGATGEKPFARVFPVGRFSGVERTMFGDGTQNAVYRGLGRGLAALMRSGRASGDFVSFDLGNLSEDKPARRQFLGWGAESNDVAWGAFGFASLSMGRDRYAEYSAQRLARTAVDRLRSGHLQTGNTASSVEQVNALVTSQWSNICGALGLPTAAEGALGQSQVLEWFTETAFRRQDVTRLAATISDEQVVPYLPAPAGNHAAQWLPVLRQKLQERKVAVTAGTSEAAYAWAYDYKDVLLGHFMSQIEQAVTQFGLPYARAIVERLEALLRDQLVVTLKEMANHGMPNVAAIPGQFENEVGQMNVIANGQSVIDRLAGLIRGQATDLLFAQAAGSACNVFTAFVSEVLPSMKDALSEALDVLTGAVAATSTPVGLADVATDQYGSWPSDEDRGVPQRFDVADNEILITESRFFAGQYEADVTASGGGAAGQLAFRDARRRLTDHVISGRWPVASGSAAPAGLLEQVAAWRPGEFNRDPVSHAPVTPSRPRFVLHTAPSKVLDRARQYVARPHEPFHRFCSLSLRDYVLGLDARESEIPQRKAELATKFAQALNRAVPLIGVNPDVVRMVHDASVAYRYKFSSIPFMAVDDLTQMLIAKTAENPNIAEETADILRGSLSEDANVQRIDIFGSYRNYSPLVFDSVLGPVAQQWAGTSLPERKGFWSHRRSRPLVASLPMGDAERRAMIAGWFVGQITGQLRLPEPPYETAVEIWDELNRKWIQFPNPLLTPPAQFLAKSFDWLPAVMESILIAVARTHQAPVLSSLRPYHVLRGLYDSTAEEPAAGLFEVSAGASLAAWLGTGETLSGSPSRVPDVVPESTVDDRFELTKAWLETIRGLAGDHFMPPGKEGNTGGGSFSVIATRRAASATPIFRDLADDIYIVLGELLQHLETAYQRSLAVPVVAVTPGGADDGLTFPGIGAF; via the coding sequence ATGATGGATCAGCTCAAGTCCGAGCTCCATGCGCAAGGCATCGATGAGATCCCTGCGGGATGGCAGTTCGTCCACATTGATGTGCCGCTGGCTCCGGATACTGCCATCCCGGGGGTGGGCAATGTGTTCCAACAGGGCGGCACCTACATCGGGACGGGACCCAACAGCGGCAGTTACCCGATCCTGGACAACGCGCTGAGCCACAGACTTTCCAACGAGCGGTCGCTGGAAGAGATCGGCACGTGGGCTCCGCGTGACCCGAACAAGATCGGCGTTCCGATCCACAGTGGCGCCGGCCAGATGCGGGCTGTTGGCCGCATGATTACCTTGAGTAAAGCGTCCGACGTGCGGATGGGACTTGAGCGTGCGTTCCAGAAACTCAACCTCGTGGAAACCAATGCCCAGATGGAGCATGTACAAGGACTCCTGCCGGGGTCGGACGCGTTCCATTCCGTCGAGCCTCCAATCGTCCTGGTGGTTTCATCGATGGCGGGAGGCGCCGGCGCGTCCATGGCACTCGACGTCTGCCGCCTCCTCACACTTGTCCCCGGCGTGACTCCTGGCCTCATGGGTGTGTTCATGCTGGCGGCCGACGTGTTTGACAGTTTGCCGCCGGCAGCCCGCGGCGGCGTTCGCGCCAATTCGCTGGCCATGCTCGGGGAAATCGTGGCCGCCCAAACCGTTGCCGCGCAAGAGCACGACGCACGGACGCTGGCAGCCCTCGGCGAACAGAGCGGCGCCACGGGTGAAAAGCCGTTCGCGCGCGTGTTCCCGGTCGGCCGGTTCTCGGGCGTGGAGCGGACCATGTTTGGAGACGGCACGCAAAACGCCGTATACCGCGGCCTCGGCCGGGGCCTTGCTGCGCTGATGCGAAGCGGCAGGGCGTCGGGCGACTTCGTCTCCTTCGACCTCGGCAACCTATCCGAGGACAAGCCGGCACGCCGCCAGTTCCTTGGCTGGGGAGCCGAGTCAAACGACGTCGCATGGGGGGCCTTCGGGTTCGCCAGCCTCAGCATGGGTCGTGACCGCTACGCGGAGTACTCGGCCCAGCGCTTGGCGCGTACGGCAGTGGATCGATTGCGCAGCGGACATCTGCAAACCGGGAACACGGCGTCGTCCGTGGAACAGGTCAACGCATTGGTGACCAGCCAGTGGAGCAACATCTGTGGGGCCTTGGGGCTGCCCACCGCGGCGGAGGGCGCGCTGGGGCAGAGCCAGGTGCTGGAGTGGTTCACCGAGACGGCATTCAGGCGCCAGGACGTCACCCGGCTGGCAGCGACGATCTCGGATGAGCAGGTGGTGCCCTATCTCCCCGCGCCCGCGGGAAACCATGCGGCGCAGTGGTTGCCGGTGCTGCGGCAGAAGCTTCAGGAGCGCAAGGTCGCGGTGACCGCGGGAACATCCGAGGCAGCTTATGCCTGGGCGTACGACTACAAAGACGTCCTCCTCGGACATTTTATGAGCCAGATCGAGCAGGCCGTCACGCAGTTCGGGCTGCCGTATGCGCGGGCCATCGTTGAACGGCTGGAAGCCCTGCTGCGTGACCAGTTGGTGGTCACGCTGAAGGAGATGGCCAACCACGGGATGCCGAATGTTGCGGCCATACCGGGGCAGTTCGAGAACGAGGTCGGGCAGATGAACGTCATTGCCAACGGCCAATCCGTCATCGACCGTTTGGCCGGGTTGATCCGCGGACAGGCGACAGACCTCTTGTTTGCGCAGGCCGCCGGGTCAGCGTGCAACGTCTTCACCGCCTTCGTATCGGAGGTGCTGCCGTCGATGAAGGACGCGCTGAGCGAAGCGTTGGACGTCCTGACGGGGGCCGTTGCCGCGACGTCAACTCCGGTGGGCCTGGCCGACGTCGCCACGGACCAGTACGGGTCCTGGCCCTCGGACGAGGACCGCGGCGTGCCGCAGCGCTTTGACGTAGCGGACAACGAAATCCTCATCACGGAGTCCAGATTCTTCGCCGGCCAGTATGAAGCGGATGTGACGGCCAGCGGTGGCGGAGCGGCCGGACAGCTCGCGTTCCGTGACGCACGCAGGCGGCTCACGGACCATGTGATCAGTGGCAGATGGCCGGTTGCAAGCGGATCTGCCGCTCCCGCCGGCCTGCTCGAACAAGTCGCGGCCTGGCGGCCGGGAGAGTTCAACCGCGATCCGGTCTCACACGCGCCGGTAACTCCGTCACGGCCGCGGTTTGTCCTCCACACCGCGCCATCCAAGGTCCTGGACCGGGCGCGGCAGTACGTCGCCCGCCCCCATGAGCCTTTCCACCGGTTCTGTTCGCTGTCACTACGCGACTACGTGCTGGGCCTGGACGCGCGGGAATCGGAGATACCGCAGCGGAAGGCAGAACTCGCGACGAAGTTCGCGCAGGCCTTGAACCGGGCGGTACCGCTGATCGGCGTCAATCCCGACGTTGTGCGGATGGTCCACGACGCGTCCGTGGCGTACCGTTACAAGTTTTCGTCGATCCCCTTCATGGCAGTCGACGACCTCACCCAGATGCTGATCGCCAAAACGGCGGAGAATCCGAACATCGCCGAGGAAACGGCGGACATCTTGAGGGGATCACTCAGCGAAGACGCGAACGTGCAGCGGATCGACATCTTTGGCTCCTACCGGAACTATTCGCCCCTAGTTTTTGACTCCGTACTGGGCCCCGTGGCACAGCAATGGGCGGGCACCTCGCTGCCCGAGCGCAAGGGCTTCTGGAGCCACCGGAGGTCACGGCCGCTCGTTGCGTCCCTGCCCATGGGAGACGCGGAACGCCGCGCCATGATCGCCGGCTGGTTCGTCGGCCAGATCACCGGCCAGCTCCGGCTCCCGGAGCCGCCGTACGAAACCGCCGTCGAGATCTGGGACGAGTTGAACCGCAAATGGATCCAGTTCCCCAACCCGCTGTTGACTCCTCCGGCACAGTTCCTGGCCAAGTCCTTCGATTGGCTGCCGGCGGTGATGGAATCCATCCTTATCGCTGTAGCGCGGACGCACCAGGCCCCGGTCCTGTCCTCCCTGCGGCCGTACCACGTACTGCGCGGGCTGTACGATTCGACGGCCGAAGAGCCGGCGGCGGGGCTGTTCGAAGTTTCTGCCGGCGCCTCCCTGGCCGCCTGGCTGGGCACGGGCGAGACGCTCTCCGGATCACCAAGCCGGGTCCCGGACGTGGTGCCGGAAAGCACGGTCGACGATCGCTTTGAGCTGACCAAGGCGTGGCTGGAGACAATCCGGGGGCTTGCCGGCGACCATTTCATGCCGCCGGGCAAGGAGGGCAACACCGGAGGGGGCAGTTTTTCCGTCATTGCGACCAGACGGGCGGCCAGCGCCACGCCAATCTTCCGCGACCTCGCCGACGACATTTACATTGTCCTCGGCGAGCTGCTGCAGCATCTTGAAACCGCGTACCAGCGCTCGCTCGCGGTCCCCGTCGTGGCCGTGACGCCGGGCGGCGCCGATGATGGCCTGACGTTCCCCGGGATTGGAGCGTTCTGA